One window of the Camelina sativa cultivar DH55 chromosome 1, Cs, whole genome shotgun sequence genome contains the following:
- the LOC104710431 gene encoding uncharacterized protein LOC104710431, with product MANRLKLILPELVSVTQATFIQGRLISDNILVAHKLVHALNSMNKCSEEHLAIKTDISKAFDRFEWSFLRDSLTVLGFSNSWINLIMSCVESVQYQVLIKGIPYGDIKPTRGIRQGDPLSPYLFILCSEMLVRMLQQAEGEGKITGLKIPMDRRETIKSLTGITEEGGDGFYLGLPEAFGGSKIASLNYLKERFSQKISGWQHHFLSLGGKEVLLKAVAMALPTHAMTCFKVPKAICQQMISIMADFWWANKKDSRGMHWKSWEQLSKPKQEGGLGFKDIEAFKIALLGKQLWRMLTKPNTLMARVFKSRFSVRDLMVVSRKGWKRDILDLLFSEEDMSLMEDLRPSGKNRSDGYAWDYARTGNYSVKSGYWVLTQVIQARKGLQEVNQLSLNPLIHQEESINHLLFQCSYARQVWAISPISAPQGGEWVDLLYTNMYYVLNIKSQHPQLEGLDIIVPWLLWRIWKARNDYIYGGKDFDTSETLTKALEDVEEWRTRKEHEEHKE from the exons ATGGCCAATCGTCTGAAGCTGATATTGCCGGAACTAGTTTCGGTTACTCAAGCAACATTTATTCAAGGACGACTCATCTCTGACAACATCTTGGTAGCACACAAACTTGTCCATGCCCTCAACTCTATGAATAAGTGCTCTGAAGAGCACCTTGCGATAAAGACGGATATTTCCAAGGCCTTTGATAGATTTGAGTGGTCCTTCTTACGAGATTCGCTGACTGTTCTGGGTTTCTCAAATAGCTGGATTAATCTGATCATGAGTTGTGTTGAGTCAGTTCAGTATCAAGTGTTGATAAAAGGCATTCCTTATGGTGATATCAAACCGACCAGGGGTATAAGACAGGGAGATCCACTGTCTCCATACCTCTTCATTTTATGTTCAGAAATGTTGGTCAGGATGCTTCAGCAAGCTGAAGGGGAAGGTAAGATCACCGGTTTAAAG ATTCCTATGGACAGAAGAGAAACCATCAAAAGCTTGACTGGGATAACGGAGGAGGGAGGAGACGGATTTTATTTGGGATTACCTGAAGCTTTTGGAGGTTCAAAGATTGCTAGCTTGAATTACTTAAAGGAGCGTTTCAGTCAGAAGATTTCAGGCTGGCAGCATCACTTTCTATCTCTTGGTGGGAAAGAGGTTCTCCTCAAGGCGGTAGCAATGGCTCTACCAACTCATGCAATGACCTGTTTCAAGGTACCAAAAGCGATATGCCAGCAAATGATTTCGATCATGGCTGATTTTTGGTGGGCTAATAAGAAAGACTCAAGAGGAATGCACTGGAAATCATGGGAACAGCTTAGTAAACCGAAACAGGAGGGCGGACTTGGCTTCAAGGATATCGAGGCTTTCAAAATTGCTCTGTTGGGGAAGCAGCTCTGGAGAATGTTAACAAAGCCAAATACCTTAATGGCAAGAGTCTTCAAAAGCCGATTTTCA GTTCGAGATCTAATGGTAGTGTCTAGAAAGGGGTGGAAAAGAGACATTCTGGATCTGCTTTTCTCGGAGGAGGACATGAGTTTGATGGAAGACCTTAGACCTAGTGGTAAGAACAGATCTGATGGATACGCATGGGATTATGCCCGAACCGGAAACTATTCGGTGAAGTCGGGGTATTGGGTTCTTACTCAGGTGATTCAAGCAAGGAAAGGTCTCCAGGAAGTCAACCAACTTAGTCTCAATCCACTGATACATCAG GAGGAATCTATCAATCATCTCCTTTTTCAATGCTCTTATGCCCGACAAGTGTGGGCGATATCTCCTATTTCGGCCCCGCAAGGTGGAGAATGGGTCGATTTACTCTACACAAACATGTACTATGTTTTGAATATCAAGTCTCAACATCCTCAGCTTGAAGGTTTGGATATCATTGTTCCTTGGTTACTATGGAGGatttggaaagcaagaaatGATTATATCTATGGTGGCAAGGATTTTGATACTAGTGAAACTCTGACGAAAGCCTTGGAGGATGTTGAGGAATGGAGAACAAGGAAAGAGCATGAGGAGCATAAAGAATAG
- the LOC104700782 gene encoding signal recognition particle receptor subunit beta produces MDNWEDMKIVAEQWSKQGIEFVQQIPPPQLYAAIAVLLLATIWLFSVRLFRRTKSNTVLLSGLSGSGKTMLFYQLRDGSSHQGAVTSMEPNEGTFVLHYENIKKGKVRPVHLVDVPGHSRLRSKLEEYLPRAAAIVFVVDALEFLPNIRAVSEYLYDILTNASVVKNKVPVLLCCNKTDKITAHTKEFIRKQMEKEIEKLRGSRSAVSTADITNDFTLGIEGEVFSFSHCHNKVTVAEASGLTGEIDQVQAFIREHVKP; encoded by the exons atggacaATTGGGAAGATATGAAGATAGTGGCAGAGCAGTGGTCTAAACAAGGAATTGAATTTGTTCAGCAAATACCACCGCCTCAGCTCTATGCTGCTATCGCTGTTCTCTTATTAGCTACCATTTGGCTCTTTTCTG TTCGTTTGTTTAGACGTACAAAGTCCAATACTGTACTCCTCTCTGGGCTTAGTGGAAGTGGCAAAACAATGCTCTTCTATCAA CTACGAGATGGATCTTCGCATCAGGGTGCTGTAACATCAATGGAACCGAACGAAGGCACCTTTGTGCTTCACTATGAAAACATCAAG AAAGGAAAAGTAAGGCCTGTGCATCTTGTTGATGTTCCCGGACACTCTCGGCTTAGATCTAAGCTAGAAGAATACTTGCCCCGAGCCGCTGCTATTGTGTTTGTAGTAGATGCATTGGAGTTCCTCCCAAATATTCGCGCAGTTTCAGA GTACCTTTACGACATTTTGACAAATGCTAGTGTTGTTAAGAATAAGGTCCCGGTTCTGCTTTGCTGTAACAAGACTGATAAAATAACTGCACACACCAAAGAGTTCATCCGCAAGCAGATGGAGAAAGAAAT AGAGAAACTGAGGGGTTCGAGGAGCGCAGTATCAACAGCTGATATAACGAATGACTTCACTCTCGGGATTGAAGGAGAAGTGTTTTCGTTTTCGCATTGTCATAACAAGGTCACGGTCGCTGAGGCGTCTGGTCTAACAGGAGAAATAGATCAGGTACAAGCGTTCATCAGAGAACACGTTAAGCCATGA
- the LOC104700802 gene encoding uncharacterized protein LOC104700802: MPLDFTHLSNLNSLKREWKIKVLIARTWNFYPKDKPGVILGIEAILMDAKGDRIQASVKNTLVRKFKKELVEGRFCDIMNFDVRDNLGDYKGTVHPYKINFMFTTWVKPCDQIPNIIGEVVGMSQITEKDFSGQKSKLLDIQLRDLSDTIMECNLWENHTEDVYTYVTKKTAGPIILLGSLMRIKKFNGKVSVQNSRFSTKFFLDGDLSEIAEFKKQLGNRDSNDVHRVSQLMTPDLSNKVEDSFPLSS; the protein is encoded by the exons ATGCCTCTTGATTTTACTCATCTCTCTAATctaaattctttaaaaagaGAATGGAAGATCAAAGTTCTAATAGCCAGGACATGGAATTTTTATCCAAAAGACAAACCTGGAGTTATTTTGGGTATTGAAGCAATTCTAATGGATGCAAAG GGGGATCGAATTCAAGCATCAGTGAAAAACACTTTAGttagaaaattcaaaaaggAATTGGTGGAAGGAAGGTTTTGTGATATCATGAATTTTGATGTTCGTGATAACCTTGGTGACTACAAGGGAACTGTACATCCTTACAAGATTAATTTCATGTTTACTACATGGGTGAAGCCGTGTGATCAGATCCCAA ATATTATTGGAGAAGTTGTTGGTATGAGTCAGATTACTGAGAAAGATTTTTCTGGACAGAAGTCAAAGCTGTTGGATATTCAGCTAAGAGATCTAAG TGACACTATCATGGAGTGTAATTTATGGGAGAATCACACTGAAGATGTATATACTTATGTTACCAAAAAAACTGCAGGTCCTATAATATTACTTGGGAGTCTTATGAGGATCAAAAAATTTAATG gtaAAGTATCTGTTCAAAATTCTAGATTCTCTACAAAGTTTTTTCTTGATGGAGACCTATCTGAGATTGCTGAATTTAAAAAGCA GCTGGGCAATAGGGACTCAAATGATGTTCATAGAGTTTCTCAACTCATGACACCTGATTTGAGCAACAAAGTTGAAGATTCTTTCCCATTAAGCAGCTGA
- the LOC104700794 gene encoding putative F-box/LRR-repeat protein 19, whose amino-acid sequence MNEAHLMMNEKDEGKIEEMGSGLGHDWAELNRECLIDIFTRLSLENRWIGPMLVCKPWMDACDDPSLNSVFDLETWFESNRRSNLWYSFDFEQKVDSFLRCVVDRSQGGLKEIRVRHWSDLSVSYATERCRNLEIIWIRSCLSVTDARYQQLY is encoded by the exons ATGAATGAAGCTCATCTGATGATGAACGAAAAGGATGAAGGAAAGATAGAAGAGATGGGATCAGGGCTCGGCCATGACTGGGCTGAGTTGAATAGGGAATGTCTCATCGACATATTTACGCGGTTAAGTCTGGAAAACCGTTGGATAGGACCTATGCTCGTATGTAAGCCTTGGATGGACGCTTGTGACGACCCTTCGCTTAATTCGGTCTTTGATCTCGAAACTTGGTTTGAGTCGAATCGGAGATCGAATCTTTGGTATAGTTTCGATTTTGAGCAGAAGGTTGACTCCTTTCTCCGGTGTGTTGTGGATCGAAGCCAAGGCGGTCTCAAGGAGATTCGTGTCAGGCATTGGTCCGATCTATCTGTGTCATACGCTACTGAGAG ATGTCGTAACCTGGAGATTATTTGGATTAGGAGCTGCCTAAGCGTTACAGATGCTCGATATCAGCAACTCTATTGA
- the LOC104710423 gene encoding serine/threonine-protein kinase 3-like produces the protein MKTLVDKSMEITSNKRKRVVAAPPTNKSSSESSVQIISQRAFEAAVYKLSKSFEVVASPTCVIASPQTYSDQFGSSIEVISREAFEASVSKHSKTEQSPDDSIWIHCHSLGEGAHGFVYLAKQNTDVDTDGLPLKMQNNDDKTRPNGSDYNLILEYCSGGSIADFLKFRGKGMVENDVQLFSTDILKGISYIHSMKIIHCDIKPGNILLKPQVTRSMPNGFEPKIADFGLALRKTSDDYGDGSGHKRGTLLYMSPEVLREGLLDNAADIWSFGCIVLEMLTGKKPWSEFQVLDRKKLEDVIAHSSFKPCIPSWLSDDAKDFLNKCLEIDPLQRFDSTALLKHKFLSSCNVDDNVVKKG, from the exons ATGAAAACCTTAGTTGATAAGTCTATGGAGATCACATCCAATAAAAGGAAACGAGTTGTGGCCGCACCACCAACTAATAAGAGTTCAAGTGAGAGCAGCGTACAGATCATTAGTCAAAGAGCATTTGAAGCTGCCGTTTACAAACTATCGAAGAGTTTCGAAGTTGTTGCTTCTCCAACATGTGTCATTGCTTCACCACAAACATATTCTGATCAATTTGGTAGCAGCATAGAGGTTATAAGTCGTGAAGCATTTGAAGCCTCTGTTTCCAAACactcaaaaacagaacaatctCCTGATGATTCTATATGGATTCATTGTCACTCTCTTGGCGAAGGTGCTCATGGTTTTGTTTACTTAGCCAAGCAAAACACCGATGTAGACACTGATGGTTTGCCGTTAAAGATG CAAAATAACGATGACAAAACTCGACCAAACGGAAGCGACTACAATTTGATTCTTGAATACTGTTCCGGAGGAAGTATTGCAGACTTTCTTAAATTTCGAGGAAAGGGGATGGTGGAAAACGATGTTCAGCTATTTTCTACAGATATCCTCAAAGGTATCAGCTATATACACTCAATGAAGATTATCCACTGTGATATTAAGCCAGGTAATATTTTACTTAAACCTCAAGTAACCCGTTCTATGCCTAATGGTTTTGAACCAAAGATTGCCGATTTTGGGTTAGCGTTAAGAAAAACTTCAGATGATTATGGAGATGGTAGTGGTCATAAAAGAGGAACATTATTGTACATGTCTCCTGAAGTTTTAAGAGAAGGTCTTTTGGATAATGCTGCTGATATCTGGTCATTTGGATGCATTGTGTTAGAGATGTTAACTGGGAAGAAGCCTTGGAGTGAATTCCAGGTATTAGACAGAAAGAAACTCGAAGATGTCATCGCCCATAGCTCTTTTAAGCCGTGCATACCTTCATGGTTATCTGATGATGCAAAGGATTTTCTAAACAAATGTTTGGAGATAGATCCCTTGCAAAGGTTTGACTCTACAGCTTTGTTGAAACACAAGTTTCTGTCGTCATGCAATGTTGATGATAATGTTGTCAAAAAAGGCTGA